The nucleotide sequence CGCGCAGGGCACCGTCGACGGACAGGACGCTCCGGACCGAAGGGTCGAGGTGCGGGCTGACCTCGGCGAGGTCGTCGTCGGTGAGGTCGTCGAGCTCGCAGCCCCGCTTCGCGCAGCGAGCGACCAGCGCGCCGACGATCTCGTGCGCGTCGCGGAACGCGACGCCCTTGCGGACCAGCCACTCGGCGACGTCGGTGGCGAGCGCGTAGCCGGTGGGCGTGGACGCCTCGAGCACGTCCGTGTGGACCCGCATCGTGCTGACCATGCCGGTCAGCGCCGGGAGCAACAGGCCGAGGGTCTCGACCGCGTCGAAGACCGGCTCCTTGTCCTCCTGCAGATCCCGGTCGTAGGCGAGCGGCAGCGCCTTGAGCGTGGCGAGCAAGCCGCTCAGGTGGCCGATCAGGCGGCCGGACTTACCGCGGGACAGCTCGGCGATGTCCGGGTTCTTCTTCTGCGGCATGATCGAGCTGCCGGTCGCGTAGGCGTCGTCCAGCGTGACCCAACCGAACTCCTGCGACGTCCACAGCACGAACTCCTCGCCCAGCCGGGAGAGGTGGACGCCGATCAGCGCCGCGACGAACAGGAACTCCGCGGCGAAGTCCCGGTCGCTCACCGCGTCGATCGAGTTCGCGGCGGCGTTGGTGAATCCCAGCTCGGCGGCGACGGCCTCCGGGTCGAGCGGGAGGGAGCTGCCGGCCAGCGCACCGGCACCCAGCGGGCTGATCGCGGCGCGCTTGTCCCAGTCGGAGAGCCGGTCGAGGTCGCGGAGCAGCGACTGCACGTGCGCCAGCAGCTGGTGGCTGAACAGGATCGGCTGGGCGTGCTGGAGGTGGGTCATGCCCGGCGCCGGCACACCCAGATGCGTCTCGGCCTGGTCGGTGAGGGCCTGGGCCAGGTCGACGAGGCTCTTGGCCACACCGCGCGCGTGGTCGCGCAGGTACAGGCGGAGGTCGGTGGCGACCTGGTCGTTGCGGCTGCGACCGGCGCGCAGCTTGCCGCCGAGCGCGCCGAGCCGTTCGAGGAGGCCGCGTTCGAGGGCGGTGTGCACGTCCTCGTCGTCGATGGTCGGGGTGAACCGGCCGTCGGCGCAGGCCTGCTCGAGGTCGTCCAGGGCGTGCAGCATCTTGTCGAGCTCGGTCGCGTCGAGCAGACCCGCGCGGTGCAGGACCCGGGCGTGGGCGCGGGACCCGGCGAGGTCGTAGGGCGCCAGACGCCAGTCGAAGTGGACGCTGACGCTCAGGCGCGCGAGGGCCTCGGCGGGGCCGCCGGAGAACCGGCCACCCCACAGACGGGTGGTCTCGGCGGTGCCGGTCGTCGCGGGGAGCTCACTGGGATGGGTCACGAAGGTTCCTTGGAGAAAGTCGAGTCAGGCGACGATACGAGATCGGGCGTCGCGGGTGGGGTGGCCGGGGTGGTGTCGCCGTTCGGCGACGGCGGGGGCGCCGGTGACGTCGGGGCCCCCGGGGTGGGGCCGCGTTGGTGGGCCCAGTCGAGCACCTTGTCGGCGAACGCCTGGCCACCGGCTGGATCGCGGGTGATGACGAGGATCGTGTCGTCACCGGCGATCGTGCCGATGATGTCCGGCAGGCCAGAGCGGTCGAGACCCGAGGCGAGGAACTGCGCGGCGCCAGGTGGCGTCCGGAGCACCACCAGGTTGCCGCTGGCCTCCGCGCCGGTCAGCAGCTCCTGGAGGCGCCGCACGAGCAGGTCCGGCGGCCCGACCGACGGCCGCATCGGGGCCGCGCCCTCCTCCGGCAACACGTAGGAGGCCGGTGACCCGTCCGCGCCCCGCAGCTTGACCGCGCCGAGTTCCTCCAGATCGCGCGAGAGCGTGGCCTGCGTGACGGCCATGCCCTCGTCGGCCAGCAGCCTGGCCAGCACGGTCTGCGACGGTATCGGCGTGGAACGGACCAGTTCGCTGATCCGCGCGTGGCGGGCCGCCTTGGTCACCGGGTTGCTCATCGTCGGTTGCTCATCGGCTTTCTCGGCATCGATCGGGCGAGCATATCGATCAGGGTTGCTCGAGGAGCCAGGTGAGCAGCGCCTTCTGGGCGTGCAGCCGGTTCTCCGCCTGATCCCACACCGCCGAACGCGGGCCGTCCAGGACGTCGGCGCTGATCTCGTTGCCCCGGTACGCCGGAAGACAGTGCAGGACGATCGCGTCGCTCGACGCCAGCGCGACCGCGGCGGCGTCGACCCGATAGGGCGCGAGCGCGGCCAGCCGCTCCGCGCTGCTCGCGGATTCCTGCCCCATCGACACCCAGGTGTCGGTCGCCAGGACGTCGGCGCCGTCGGCGGCCGCCTTCGGGTCGTCGGTGATCGTCACCGACCCGCCGGTGGTCTCGGCGATCCTTCGGGCGCGCTCGACGATCACCGGGTCGGGGAGGGCGCCTTCCGGGCCGGCGACCCGGACGTGCAGCCCGGCGACCGCCCCGCCGACCAGGTACGAGTGCGCCATGTTGTTCGCGGCGTCGCCGAAGTAGGTGAGCGTGCGGCCGGCCACCGTGCCGAACCGTTCGCGGACCGTCAGCAGGTCGG is from Cryptosporangium minutisporangium and encodes:
- the argF gene encoding ornithine carbamoyltransferase codes for the protein MTRHFLADDDLTTDEQSAVLSLALRMKADRHAFTPLAGPKSVALLFDKPSTRTRVSFAVGVAELGGYPLLLDAGSSQLGRGETIEDTTRVLDRQCAAIVWRTFGQDRVDAMAAVSAVPVVNALTDLFHPCQILADLLTVRERFGTVAGRTLTYFGDAANNMAHSYLVGGAVAGLHVRVAGPEGALPDPVIVERARRIAETTGGSVTITDDPKAAADGADVLATDTWVSMGQESASSAERLAALAPYRVDAAAVALASSDAIVLHCLPAYRGNEISADVLDGPRSAVWDQAENRLHAQKALLTWLLEQP
- a CDS encoding arginine repressor; this encodes MSNPVTKAARHARISELVRSTPIPSQTVLARLLADEGMAVTQATLSRDLEELGAVKLRGADGSPASYVLPEEGAAPMRPSVGPPDLLVRRLQELLTGAEASGNLVVLRTPPGAAQFLASGLDRSGLPDIIGTIAGDDTILVITRDPAGGQAFADKVLDWAHQRGPTPGAPTSPAPPPSPNGDTTPATPPATPDLVSSPDSTFSKEPS
- the argH gene encoding argininosuccinate lyase, with product MTHPSELPATTGTAETTRLWGGRFSGGPAEALARLSVSVHFDWRLAPYDLAGSRAHARVLHRAGLLDATELDKMLHALDDLEQACADGRFTPTIDDEDVHTALERGLLERLGALGGKLRAGRSRNDQVATDLRLYLRDHARGVAKSLVDLAQALTDQAETHLGVPAPGMTHLQHAQPILFSHQLLAHVQSLLRDLDRLSDWDKRAAISPLGAGALAGSSLPLDPEAVAAELGFTNAAANSIDAVSDRDFAAEFLFVAALIGVHLSRLGEEFVLWTSQEFGWVTLDDAYATGSSIMPQKKNPDIAELSRGKSGRLIGHLSGLLATLKALPLAYDRDLQEDKEPVFDAVETLGLLLPALTGMVSTMRVHTDVLEASTPTGYALATDVAEWLVRKGVAFRDAHEIVGALVARCAKRGCELDDLTDDDLAEVSPHLDPSVRSVLSVDGALRARTTPGSTGPDAVAAQLKQVTTTIEKHRVWATEHVVPR